In the genome of Nymphaea colorata isolate Beijing-Zhang1983 chromosome 9, ASM883128v2, whole genome shotgun sequence, one region contains:
- the LOC116259825 gene encoding mevalonate kinase — protein MAGIAVTEVEARAPGKIILTGEHAVVHGSTAIAASIDLYTHVHVQLHPLDNENGCLLLKLKDVQLELSWPIKRIHAELSNLLDPFSLEVVRPCSELTESISVLVGEHEFPEAREGLAAGVSAFLWLFTSINGIRPATITVSSDLPLSSGLGSSASFCVALAAAFLALSGSMGLHCNSQSWLKFGESNLELVNKWAFEGEKIIHGKPSGIDNTVSTFGNVIMFRLGQQTRIKPSIPLRMLITNTKVRRNTKALVAAVSERASRHPDAMSAVFTAIDSISKEVSSTIQLPASDEVSVTEMEAKLEELMEMNQGLLQCLGVSHSSIEAVLQTTLKYKLVSKLTGAGGGGCVLTLLPTLLSRKVIDGVMAELESHGFECMMVAAGGGGLEVCFGRHS, from the exons ATGGCTGGGATTGCGGTTACCGAGGTTGAAGCTCGAGCTCCGGGCAAGATCATATTGACCGGAGAACACGCAGTGGTTCATGGATCGACAGCCATTGCTGCCTCCATCGATCTTTACACGCATGTTCATGTTCAGCTTCATCCTCTAG ATAATGAAAATGGTTGTTTGCTGCTAAAGCTGAAAGATGTTCAGTTGGAGCTTTCGTGGCCAATCAAAAGAATCCATGCAGAgctttcaaatttgttggatCCTTTTTCTCTGGAAGTAGTGAGGCCTTGTTCAGAGTTGACAGAATCCATATCTGTTCTTGTCGGGGAACATGAATTTCCTGAAGCCAGAGAGGGCCTTGCTGCTGGAGTTTCTGCATTTTTGTGGCTTTTTACCTCCATCAACGG AATTAGACCTGCTACTATCACTGTCAGTTCTGATCTTCCACTCAGTTCTGGACTGGGGTCATCTGCTTCATTTTGTGTGGCGCTTGCTGCTGCATTTCTTGCACTGTCTGGATCCATGGGCTTGCATTGCAATAGCCAAAGTTGGTTGAAATTTGGAGAGAGTAATCTTGAATTGGTTAACAAATGGGCCTTCGAAGGTGAAAAAATAATTCATGGCAAACCTTCTGGAATTGACAACACTGTGAGCACGTTTG GTAATGTAATAATGTTCAGATTGGGCCAACAAACCCGTATCAAACCTAGTATTCCACTTCGAATGTTGATTACTAACACAAAGGTCAGGCGAAACACAAAAGCATTAGTTGCTGCAGTTTCCGAAAGAGCCTCCAGGCATCCTGATGCCATGTCTGCCGTATTTACCGCAATTGATTCTATTAGTAAAGAAGTATCAAGTACCATCCAATTACCTGCCTCAGACGAAGTATCTGTCACAGAAATGGAAGCGAAACTGGAAGAATTAATGGAAATGAATCAAGGGTTGTTGCAGTGCCTGGGTGTCAGTCATTCTTCTATAGAAGCTGTCCTTCAAACAACTCTGAAATATAAGTTGGTCTCTAAGCTCACAGGTGCTGGTGGCGGAGGCTGTGTTTTGACTTTGTTACCTACAC TACTTTCCCGGAAGGTAATTGATGGAGTTATGGCTGAGCTTGAATCTCATGGCTTTGAGTGTATGATGGTTGCAGCTGGTGGTGGTGGTCTTGAAGTTTGCTTCGGTCGACACTCATGA